The sequence below is a genomic window from Rhizobium sp. NXC14.
CGAAGAAGCAACCAAGTGGTATGCCGAACAGGCGCTGGCGGCAGGTTGCGCTTTTATCAATTGCATTCCGGTATTCATAGCCTCCAAACCGGAATGGCAGCAGAAGTTCGCCGCCCGGAAGCTGCCGATCATCGGCGACGATATCAAGAGCCAGGTGGGGGCAACGATCGTCCACCGAATGCTCGTCAATCTCTTCCGCGAACGGGGCGTCCGTGTGGATCGCACCTATCAGCTCAATTTCGGCGGAAACACTGATTTCCTCAATATGTTGGAGCGCGAGCGGCTGGAATCAAAGAAGATCTCCAAGACCCAGTCGGTCACCAGCCAATTGGATATTCCGCTTCCTGCCGACGATGTACATGTAGGACCAAGTGACCACGTCCCCTGGCTCACTGATCGCAAATGGGCTTATATCAGGCTCGAGGGCACCACTTTCGGCGGCGTGCCGCTCAATGCGGAGCTCAAGCTTGAGGTGTGGGACTCGCCCAATTCCGCCGGCGTTGTCATCGATGCAATACGCTGCGCGAAACTGGCCCTCGACAGAGGGCTGGGCGGAGCTCTGACAGGGCCGTCGAGCTACTTCATGAAATCGCCGCCGCAGCAGTTCACCGATTACGAGGCCCGCCGCCGGACGCAGAATTTCATCGACGATGAGGAGGATGTTCTGCTCGGAGCCGCGGAATGACGGCAACCTTCTTCCTGGTACGTCACGCAGCGCACGACAATGTCGGGAATTTCCTGGCGGGCCGTACAGCCGGTATTTCGCTTGGCGAATCCGGACGCTCGCAAGTTCAGCGTCTCGGGGAGAGGCTGCGCCGAGAGGACATCAATGAGATCTACACCAGCCCGCGCGAACGAACACGGGAGACTGCAGTAGGTATCGCATCAGCCTGTGGCCTGTCTCTGCCGCAAACGGACGATGCTTTGGACGAAGTGAATTTCGGCAACTGGTCCGGAAAAACCTTCGAAGTTCTCAATGATGATCCCCTTTGGCGCCGATGGAATACCACACGCAGCCTCGTCCGCACGCCAGGAGGCGAGACGATGCTGGACGTCCAAACTCGGATTTTCGGGCTCATAGAGACATTGGCCCGTCGCGGCAACGATAGGCGCTTAGCGCTAGTGTCTCATGCCGATGTCATCAAGGCGGCTGTCAGCCATGTTCTGGGACTGCCAATCGACGCTTGGTCCAGATTTGATATTGCACCGGCCTCCGTCACCACCGTTGTGGTCGGCGACTGGGGTGCAAAAGTGATGACGCTCAACGAAGTGACCTTATAACCCGTTCGTTAAATCCTGCCCGGGGAAGTCAAATGATCGAAGCCACGATGATCTGGAACGAGCCGAACAACAAATCGCACTGGGATCCGGAGATCGATCCTGAATGGAGCCTGTTTGCGCAAATGGCAATCCTGGCGGCCGATGCCATCGCAGCCAAGAATCCGGAACTGACGAAGGTGCTCGGCGGAATATCTCCAATCGACCCCTTCTTCATCAGCCGCATGAAGAATTACGGCGTGCTCGATCACCTCGATGCCGTCGCGCTGCATGGTTTCCCCCTCGACTGGAATCTCTGGCAAATTCATGAGTGGCCGGAGAAAATCAACGAAATACGCGCTGTCACCGATCTGCCGATCTGGGTCAGCGAAGTGGGCGTCTCGACCTTCGGTGCGGAGGAAGTGCAATTGTGGGGCCTTCAACGAACTGCCGAGTTGCTCAAGGGCAAAGTCGAGCGCTGCCAATGGTACAGCCTCTACGACCTGCCTCGATCATGGGAGGCAACAACGCGTCATCGCGAAGCCGAAGGCTCCTCCTACTATCGGCACTACTATATGGGCATTCTGCGCGAAGACGGAACGCCCAAACCGGCGCTTGAGGAGTTTGCCAAACACACGCCTGATTTAGGGCTGGTGCAATGGTTCCACTTCGAAGACCCGCGGCTGGATGAGGCTGCTGCCTGGATGAGGCGGTTAGGCGTGAAATCTGTGCGCACCGGACTTTCCTGGGCGGACCGATTCCGGCCCAACGCCCTCGATTGGTTCGACCGGCAGATGCAGGCCCTCGAAGATTTCGACGTAACGGTGACGTTCTGCTTCACGCCGGAGCATAGAGGTATCGCGCCGCACCATACCAGTGCGCCCCTGGTGCCCGAAGAATTCGCCGGCTTCTGCGAAGAAATGGTCGAACGTTACGCACCACGCAGGGATAGCGGATATGTGTCGCGCGTTGCCAAGTCAGCAGCCCGATTGCTGGGGCTTGAATCACGTGCGTCCCTCGGAGCCGGCTAAACCCAGGCTCTGGGCTATCCTGCCGATCGGTCCTCGGGAATAGGCGACCCCCTGATAGCATGCCAAGGCAGCACGAGCCCACAGAATGTAAAGTCTGGGGCTTTGCAAGAAAACGGCGATCGAAAAGACGCGATGACTCCAGAAGCTGATCCAATAGCGCATGATGTAAACCGCCATGCGCTGTCGGGACAAGCCATGTCTGCCGGGACGGACGCGTTTTCGCGGGCGCATGCCCATACGAGGCCAGGTCAGCCGGAATGCGAGGCCCTCGCGACGCTGGCGGAATCCGGCGGCCTGGGTGGCTACGACCAAGTCGGAATCGACGTAAGACAGTGCGATCCTGTTCTCAGCAATCCCCGCATGGATCACATCTAGAAGTGCTGTTGAGCGGACGATCACCACGTTCGTTCCTCTTCCATCAGAGGAGTAGGGCTCCTTCCAGGCATCCCCGAAAGCGATATCTGCGGTTTCTGCCACGACGTCGTCGCAGAAATTGCAGGCAGAATTCTGAAAAAAACCCGCACCCCAGTCCCCATCGACCAGATGCCACCAGTCCTGGGCGCACGTCTCGCCGTTTTCGAGTGTCAGCTGAGCCCGATACCAATTCGCAGGCCGATCCTGGGTTTTCTTCCTGTAGTCGAGCCGTTTAACCTTCCCGATGTCCTGCCCCATCTGCCATGCGAAGCTCTCGGCCATTCGCGCGCTTTTCATGTGGCCGCAAAACAGCCCAAGCGTGAAGGCAATTCGCTCCTTCAATACTGGGTCATCGGCACAGGCCAGTCGCACCGCCTTGATGAAACAAGGAATCCCAACCACGGCATACCGGCCCGGCGCCTCGCGAATGGACTGAAGCACTCCGGAAAGCTCGACTGGATAATATCGAGATTTAGCGCCCGCCTGAAGTTCCTGCAGATCACGTGACAGCGAATAATGAAACAGGCGCCGTTCCGATTGCGGATCATCGCTCTCCTTGACGTGAGCAACACCGTCGACAAGCCCCAGGCGCAGCAATTCCGCTGCCACCCAGGTGACCATTCCGCCGGAGCTGCCGTTCGAACGGTACTCCCCTTCCTCGACATAGCCGACAAAGGCAGCCTCGTAACGACCCAGCAGAGGGTCTCGGTTTTTCGCACCGGCAAAACATTCGGCCGCCAATTCATCCTCGTCCCGGGCCACCGGTGAAAACGGGCAAATTCGCGCAAAATCTTCATCACGGGCCTGCAACCACGTCTTCGGGCCTGCCGGCTTCATCTGCCCGTACCGGTCGAGTTCCATGTGCACATCAGGTCGCGCTGACCTTGCGACACAGGAGCCGCAGCCGATGCAGCAGCCGGAGCCTGCAATATCCTTGGGAGCGATGCCTGGCGCGAGCCGATTCTTTTGACCGGAGCTATTGCAAGGCATGGCTGAGATAGGCGTTGGATGTGTCGCGCAGCGAAGATATCCGCTCGGAAATGCCCATAGGAAGGGGATTACCGAGGATGCCATCCAGATGCGTGGAAGTCGTATCTTCGGTCAGAACATGATCTTCAGCTCGGACGAGCCGCGTTAGATCGCGAATCTTGTTGGAACGGTAATCTGAGAGGACGCATGCAAACGGCTTATCGTTGACCAGCGAGAACACGCATCCATGAAAGAAGTTCGTCACGACAGCCTTTGCTTCGGAAATAAAGCTGGCGAAGTCCTCCGGGCCGGCGTCAATCCATTGCTCATCGGCCCAATCGTTCCGATAGCCGATGCTGACGAGCGGATAGTCCCGGTCTCCTGCCCACCGGCGCACGGTATCCTGAAACCATGTGGGAAAACTGTGGCCGTAGACGGCTATATAGGCTGCCGCCTCCCCGTCATCCCGGCTCGCCTTCATCGTCTGCGGAAATTGCAGGCAGGGGTCGAGAACGAGTTCGGGCTCTATTCCCAATGTCTCGCGGATGATCCGCTCCGAATGGAGGTCCCGGACAGAAATATGAGAGAACTTTCGCAGCTTTTCCGCCCACCCCTCCAGTCGCTCCGACGATGTCAGACTTCCAAACGTCGCGGCATAGGAGACAACACGCCCGCATCGCAGGCCTTCTCCATAAAACACCGGATACCCGCCATACCAGGGATGGCGAAGGTTCCACACCTCGTCGCTGCCGACGACGATGAGCGAATAGTCGTCCATCGCGGCTGGGTTCTCCAAGGGAAACGGCGATGAAAGAGGCAAGCTGGCAAACGATTGAAAGAATTTCCGGATCTTTGCTTTGTAGAGCGGGTAGTCTTCCTTCGGCGTTGCGGCAGGAAGCAGCGGTTTCAGCGCGCATTGCCATTCCGCGCGGTTCACGCGATCAGACATGTGTTCGAGAAGAACGGCTTCTACTCCCATGGACGCGAGGCCTTCGGCCAGACAGCGTGCCTGCCAATAGGAGCCATAATTTATGCAGCGATGAAAGGTAAGAATTCCGGCCTTAGACATCTGGTCCCTGAAGCAGATCGAATAGATTCCACTAACCGACCAACTCCAGTTCCGTTCCCAACAAACCGCAGCTCGCCTCTTGGTTCGGGAGCAGCTTTCTTCAGTATGTCGCAATGAATCAGATAACCCCCAGCTCAGCCGGGGGTTATCTGCAGTCTGGAGGCTGGAGCTTTTACTCCGGCCTTTCCGTTTTGCTTCGCTGAAACAGCTTAGTTGACCGATTTGTCGACCAGCTTGTTCTTGCCGATCCAGGGCATCATCCCGCGCAGCTTGGCGCCGACTTCCTCGATCTGATGGCTGTCGTTGTTGCGGCGGATACCCTTGAAGCGGGCCGCACCCGACCGGTATTCCTGCATCCATTCGGAGGTGAACTTGCCGGTCTGGATGTCCTTGAGCACGCGCTTCATCTCAGCCTTGGTTTCTTCGGTGATGATGCGCGGGCCGGTGACGTATTCGCCCCACTCGGCCGTGTTGGAGATCGAGTAGTTCATATTGGCGATGCCGCCTTCATAGATCAAGTCGACGATCAGCTTCACTTCGTGCAGGCACTCGAAATAGGCCATTTCAGGCGCATAGCCAGCCTCAACCAGCGTTTCGAAACCGGCGCGGATGAGCTCGACGAGACCGCCGCAGAGAACGACCTGTTCGCCGAAAAGGTCGGTTTCGCATTCTTCGCGGAAATTGGTTTCGATGATGCCGGAACGGCCGCCGCCAACGCCGCAGGCGTAGGAGAGAGCGAGTTCAAGGGCGTTGCCGGAGGCGTTCTGATGAACGGCAACGAGGCAGGGAACGCCGCCGCCCTTTTGGTATTCGCCGCGAACCGTGTGGCCCGGGCCCTTCGGGGCGATCATGACGACGTCGACGGAAGCCTTCGGCTCGATCAGGCCGAAGTGAACGTTGAGACCGTGGGCGAAAGCGATGGCAGCGCCGTCGCGGATGTTCGGAGCGATGTCTGACTTGTAGATGTCGGCCTGGAGTTCGTCCGGCGTCGCCATCATCATCAGGTCGGCCCATCCGGCGGCTTCGGCGACGGTCATGACCTTGAAGCCATCGGCCTCGGCCTTCTTGACGGTGGGCGAACCGGCTTTGAGCGCGATGGCGACGTTCTGGGCGCCGCTGTCCTTCAGGTTCAGCGCATGGGCGCGGCCCTGCGAGCCGTAGCCGATGACGGCGACCCTCTTGGCCTTGATGAGGTTGAGATCGGCATCACGATCGTAATAGACGCGCATTTGAAGTTCCTTCCCTTGTGCTTGTCCTGTTGAGTGTCATTAAGGCGAAATCAGCCGAGAGCCGGCATCTCCGCCAGAACCTTCTCCGTGCCGTAAAGCCGGAGGAAGGCGGTCACCGCCCTCTCCGCCTGGCGTGCGGTATCCTTGAGGCCCGGTTCGCCGAGCAGCATGCGCACATGCAGGTCGGAAACGACAAGGCCGTAAAGCGTGTGATAGGCTTCGTCGGCATCGGCAAAGCGCAGGAGCCCTGCCCTCTTGCCGGCATCGATCAGCGCCATGGCGCGCCGGTCAATCTGGCGGCGGCCGCGTTCGAGCAGGAGCTTGCCGAGCTTCGAGCCGTCGCGGTGGGATTGGCCGATCGCCAGCCGGTTCAGCGCCAGCGAGACGTCGCCGGCGAGCACTTCCAGCAGGTCGCGGGCGAAGATGACGACATGGTCGTGCAGGCTCGTCGCCGTAAGCCGTTCGCCGTTGCGCTCGAAGGTGCGCACCTTGCTCGCCTGATAGGCGATCATCGCCGACAATAAGCCGTCGCGATCGCCGAACCACTTGTAGAGGCTTTCCTTCGAGCAATTGGCGGCGCGCGCAACACCCGAGGTCGTCAGCGCCTTCTCGCCGCCATCAACGAGCAGCCGCAGCGCCTGCTCCAGAACGGCGTTCTGGCGCGACGAAAATTCGCTCGGCTCAGCAATATCGACGGACACGGTCACGGCTCCCATATACGTACCGTACGGTACGGTTCGCGACCTTTATGCGGCAATCCGATCAGGCCGTCAAGCAGGCCCGGCAGATTTTTATACGGGAAAGGCCGGTGGCGCACCAGAATTGGATAGGCGGACACCGGATTGAGATTCCATAATGCTGCATAATGTCATTTGCCGGGAGATTTCTATGTCGCGTCTACCTGCTGCCCTTCTCCTAGCCGGAGCGATGCTCCTGGTAACGACGCCCTTCACCGGTCGCGCCGCCGCGCAGTCGGATAGTGAAGTCTATAACCGCATCGAGGAATTGCACGGTGATGCCGCCGGCATCGACCGGCCGCTGCGCCAACTCGTCCAGGCGATGCGCACCGGCGATGCCGAGACCATCGCAGGCCTTGCCGAATATCCCCTGAGCGTAAAGGCAGATGGCGAAACCTATAATGTCGAAAACGCCGAGGATTTCATCGAGAATTTCGACGATCTGGTGACGCCGGAGACCCGTCGCGCTGTCGGCGGCCAGCAATATGAGGATCTCTTCGTCAGCAGCGAAGGAGTCATGCTTGCAAATGGCGCTGTCTGGATGGGTGCAGTCTGCGACGACAACGCCTGCGAGGAAAGCCATTGGGCGATCATCGCCATCAATAACTAGTTCGCGGCATTTGCCGCGCAGCGCTGTCAGCCATCGCTGCGAAGCTTGCGCGCCAAAGTCTGAAGCTCCTTGAACGCTTCGTAACGCCTGCGGTGAAGATCTGAAATCTCGCCTTCTGACGGCTGAAAACGCTTTTCCACCTTGGTGAGATCGCTCATTGCCTCGCCAACATCGGCAAATTGCCGGCCGGCGACAGCGCCGAGAATGGCCGCTCCCAGCAATACCGGCTCCTCTGCCTTCGTCGCCACCACTGGCTTGCCGCTCGCATCGGCGAGCACCTGGCGGACGAGATCGTGCTGACCGGCCCCGCCGCTGATGACGATGTTATCGACGGTCACGCCCGCCTCGGCCTGCGTGTCGATGATCTGCCTGAGGCCGTAGCCGATGCCGCAAAGCCCGGCGATGTAGAGCGCGACCATGTTGTCGACGTCCCGTTCCATGCCGAGACCGGCAACGACCGCGCGGGCGTGCGGATCGGCAAAGGGTGCACGGTTGCCGAGGAATTCGGGAACGACATGCAGCCCGGCCGCCAGCCTGACGGCGTCGGAAGAACGGCCCGCCTTGCGGGTGGCCATGTCGGCAAGCAGGACCGGCAGCGCAACGCCGGCGCTCTTCGAAAGCTCCCTCGCCTCCCTGGCCGCGGGATGGAAGGAGAGGAGATGGTCGATCGCCGCACCGGCGGCGCTCTGGCCTCCCTCGTTCAGCCAGAGGCCCGGCACCATCGCCGAATAATAGGGCCCCCAGACACCGGGCACGAAAGACGGTTCTGTCGTCGATGTCATCGTGCAGGAAGAGGTCCCGAAGACATAGGCAAGGTTGGCTCGCGGATCGGCGCCGACGGTTCCGACACCGCCCGCATGAGCATCGATCAGCCCGGCTGCCACGGCAGTTCCGGGCGTCAGCCCGAGTTCCTCCGCCGCAGCCGCGCTCAGCCCCTGGCCGAGCGCCGAACCGGGCTCGACAATGACTTTGCCGATGCGGGCAAACCCTTCCTCCGCCAGCACGCCGAGA
It includes:
- a CDS encoding inositol-3-phosphate synthase, which translates into the protein MRSKSIRVGLVGVGNCASSLVQGLTYYDNARENEPVPGLMHVDLGGYHVHDIEISAAFDVAASKVGRDVAEAIYAEPNNTQRFADVAPLGVEVKRGRTMDGIGKYLQDRIEESAEPPADVAEILRQTGTDVLVSYLPVGSEEATKWYAEQALAAGCAFINCIPVFIASKPEWQQKFAARKLPIIGDDIKSQVGATIVHRMLVNLFRERGVRVDRTYQLNFGGNTDFLNMLERERLESKKISKTQSVTSQLDIPLPADDVHVGPSDHVPWLTDRKWAYIRLEGTTFGGVPLNAELKLEVWDSPNSAGVVIDAIRCAKLALDRGLGGALTGPSSYFMKSPPQQFTDYEARRRTQNFIDDEEDVLLGAAE
- a CDS encoding FGGY-family carbohydrate kinase — its product is MSDTSHTAEAGAKYVIGVDVGTGSARAGLFDMAGSMLASAKRNISLFHEAGSIVEQSSSEIWSAVCAAVREAVAAAGVDPASVVGLGFDATCSLVVLGEGGKPLPVGPSEDPDRDIIVWMDHRAVPQAERINAVGHDVLRYVGGRISPEMETPKLLWLRENRPQVFDAAWQFFDLADFLTWRATGDLSRSTCTVTCKWTYLAHEKRWDSGYFHQIGLGVLAEEGFARIGKVIVEPGSALGQGLSAAAAEELGLTPGTAVAAGLIDAHAGGVGTVGADPRANLAYVFGTSSCTMTSTTEPSFVPGVWGPYYSAMVPGLWLNEGGQSAAGAAIDHLLSFHPAAREARELSKSAGVALPVLLADMATRKAGRSSDAVRLAAGLHVVPEFLGNRAPFADPHARAVVAGLGMERDVDNMVALYIAGLCGIGYGLRQIIDTQAEAGVTVDNIVISGGAGQHDLVRQVLADASGKPVVATKAEEPVLLGAAILGAVAGRQFADVGEAMSDLTKVEKRFQPSEGEISDLHRRRYEAFKELQTLARKLRSDG
- the ilvC gene encoding ketol-acid reductoisomerase, giving the protein MRVYYDRDADLNLIKAKRVAVIGYGSQGRAHALNLKDSGAQNVAIALKAGSPTVKKAEADGFKVMTVAEAAGWADLMMMATPDELQADIYKSDIAPNIRDGAAIAFAHGLNVHFGLIEPKASVDVVMIAPKGPGHTVRGEYQKGGGVPCLVAVHQNASGNALELALSYACGVGGGRSGIIETNFREECETDLFGEQVVLCGGLVELIRAGFETLVEAGYAPEMAYFECLHEVKLIVDLIYEGGIANMNYSISNTAEWGEYVTGPRIITEETKAEMKRVLKDIQTGKFTSEWMQEYRSGAARFKGIRRNNDSHQIEEVGAKLRGMMPWIGKNKLVDKSVN
- a CDS encoding Coenzyme F420 hydrogenase/dehydrogenase, beta subunit C-terminal domain, producing the protein MELDRYGQMKPAGPKTWLQARDEDFARICPFSPVARDEDELAAECFAGAKNRDPLLGRYEAAFVGYVEEGEYRSNGSSGGMVTWVAAELLRLGLVDGVAHVKESDDPQSERRLFHYSLSRDLQELQAGAKSRYYPVELSGVLQSIREAPGRYAVVGIPCFIKAVRLACADDPVLKERIAFTLGLFCGHMKSARMAESFAWQMGQDIGKVKRLDYRKKTQDRPANWYRAQLTLENGETCAQDWWHLVDGDWGAGFFQNSACNFCDDVVAETADIAFGDAWKEPYSSDGRGTNVVIVRSTALLDVIHAGIAENRIALSYVDSDLVVATQAAGFRQRREGLAFRLTWPRMGMRPRKRVRPGRHGLSRQRMAVYIMRYWISFWSHRVFSIAVFLQSPRLYILWARAALACYQGVAYSRGPIGRIAQSLGLAGSEGRT
- a CDS encoding TetR/AcrR family transcriptional regulator C-terminal domain-containing protein, which encodes MGAVTVSVDIAEPSEFSSRQNAVLEQALRLLVDGGEKALTTSGVARAANCSKESLYKWFGDRDGLLSAMIAYQASKVRTFERNGERLTATSLHDHVVIFARDLLEVLAGDVSLALNRLAIGQSHRDGSKLGKLLLERGRRQIDRRAMALIDAGKRAGLLRFADADEAYHTLYGLVVSDLHVRMLLGEPGLKDTARQAERAVTAFLRLYGTEKVLAEMPALG
- a CDS encoding polysaccharide pyruvyl transferase family protein, encoding MSKAGILTFHRCINYGSYWQARCLAEGLASMGVEAVLLEHMSDRVNRAEWQCALKPLLPAATPKEDYPLYKAKIRKFFQSFASLPLSSPFPLENPAAMDDYSLIVVGSDEVWNLRHPWYGGYPVFYGEGLRCGRVVSYAATFGSLTSSERLEGWAEKLRKFSHISVRDLHSERIIRETLGIEPELVLDPCLQFPQTMKASRDDGEAAAYIAVYGHSFPTWFQDTVRRWAGDRDYPLVSIGYRNDWADEQWIDAGPEDFASFISEAKAVVTNFFHGCVFSLVNDKPFACVLSDYRSNKIRDLTRLVRAEDHVLTEDTTSTHLDGILGNPLPMGISERISSLRDTSNAYLSHALQ
- a CDS encoding histidine phosphatase family protein encodes the protein MTATFFLVRHAAHDNVGNFLAGRTAGISLGESGRSQVQRLGERLRREDINEIYTSPRERTRETAVGIASACGLSLPQTDDALDEVNFGNWSGKTFEVLNDDPLWRRWNTTRSLVRTPGGETMLDVQTRIFGLIETLARRGNDRRLALVSHADVIKAAVSHVLGLPIDAWSRFDIAPASVTTVVVGDWGAKVMTLNEVTL
- a CDS encoding beta-xylosidase; this encodes MIEATMIWNEPNNKSHWDPEIDPEWSLFAQMAILAADAIAAKNPELTKVLGGISPIDPFFISRMKNYGVLDHLDAVALHGFPLDWNLWQIHEWPEKINEIRAVTDLPIWVSEVGVSTFGAEEVQLWGLQRTAELLKGKVERCQWYSLYDLPRSWEATTRHREAEGSSYYRHYYMGILREDGTPKPALEEFAKHTPDLGLVQWFHFEDPRLDEAAAWMRRLGVKSVRTGLSWADRFRPNALDWFDRQMQALEDFDVTVTFCFTPEHRGIAPHHTSAPLVPEEFAGFCEEMVERYAPRRDSGYVSRVAKSAARLLGLESRASLGAG